DNA from Tripterygium wilfordii isolate XIE 37 chromosome 4, ASM1340144v1, whole genome shotgun sequence:
CATCCTAGTAAAAGCTTGAGGATCAGATATGAGTGAAGCAACAATGCACATCCTAATGAAGTAAATTGAATTCAATATCGATATCAATATCAAAAATGAAGCTTGGATATTTACAGATTCCTCTCTTCCCCTCTTTAACTCATTGCACTGATAAACGAGTTCCGCAAACCGCTTCTGACTGCTCTGGAGTTCAGATTCCAGTTTTTGATATGCATTCCTTAACTGACAAATAGTCGATACAAGTTTCAGCATTATAATGAAAAAGCAATCAAAATATTTagaatttacaaaataaaatattggctATATGTACAGCATCAGAGCCGCACCTGATTTCCAGCAGTGCTAGGAAGACTCCAGAAGTATACctgaaagttcaaaattgtgagTCAATAGCAAGGTGCCTCATTCACAAGTGTGTATAAACTCTCGTATAACTTGAAAACCCTCCCAATAACAGATGCGGACTTGACATCCAGGAAACTAATATATGTTGGGTCGACAAATGTGAAGTTATATGAGAGTGCATTTGTTCATAGTCTCACTAAAGAGGGTGCCATCTTCATTTTTACAGTGTCAGCTATTAAAATTAGATCTGCTTGTCTAGGACTAGATCATGGTACTATATTACTCAATGAAATCGTTGGACTATATGAGTGCAGTCGACCCAACATAGAGGAAACTAATCAACAATTTGGTTGGCAAATTGAAATGACAATACAAAACATGAACACGCCAGGAAAAGAAAACTTACAGAAGTTCCAATTTTGTCTTTTAAGACAAGGTCATCATCCACCAAACTCTGGACAACATCTTTCACTGACTGGGTGATTACACCTTTCTTGGGGCCTAGCTTTTCAAGCTCCTTGAGCTAAGTCATCAGTGAAAGTATGATTAATGCTCTCCTGCTCTTACTAAAAGAAGTCTAAGAAAACAACTGCATTCACAAATGCTTCAACAAGATTCTGATTTTGAACACAAAAGAACGAAACATATCATGGAGTAATTTCTCTATACAAGGAAAACTCAGTTTTTAGCGAAGCAGAAGTCCGCAGAACTGCGGACTTTACTTATTCATAGATGTCTATGCTTCTAGCATTGTCATTTTTAGTCGTGAATATCAAATAATGAATTAGACAGAGAAGTAGAGAACAAGTTGAAAAAATAACCTTATCAcccagagaagaaaaaagaatgcaCTAAATATCACAGATGGCTCAACTAGTTATGAATCACATAATGATGGAGATAAAAGAGTAATTTGTCATTTTCAATCCTTTCCATTCTACAAAGTGAGGGTTTATGATTCAAGCCGTCAGTGAAGAGCTATGAGTAGAAGTTCAAATAATTAACATCTGGAGCAAAGTAGCAAACTGATGCTTGGTAAGAGTGCCAGATAAAAAGTAAGATCAGCAGAAAACAATGGTTTTATACTTCCGCTAGACTGGATCATGAAACATGAATGTGGCATAGCTCTACAGGTAAGCGAAGGCGCAATTAATACATGCAGTCTCTCTTCTATGTCCGCAACGAGAATGTGAATGTAGGGAAGATTAAAAGATCACacatcaaaaaccatccaaggAAAATGCGCCTCAACCCTTGTTAGAAATGATTAATTTACATACAAGCTCCCATACACAAATAATACAAGAAACACCAACAAAATTTGTCGAATAGCTTAACTATTTAGGGTACTTACAAGGAAGAAGTCTTGGGACTCATAAAATATCTGAAGCATCTTCTCACGCTTCTCTTCCAAAGAAAGGCCCCTTTTCTTAGACTGCCTCACAAGTATAAAAATGAAATTTGCAATTCTCATGAATATGACattttattcattaaaaaaaattattcaccacggaactttaaaaaaaaaaaaaaaaaaaaggctcccAAAGAGTGATCGAAAAATCCTTATGCACACATTTGCTAAGACTCGCAAAAATCAGATCTCGTTCCTCTAGCCTCAATTTCTCAGCAtctattatttatattattatttctttctctGACGCTTCAAGAATGATTTATTCAACTTAGGAACTAATTTATTTTCACAAAATCTAACAAACGAGTGGTTCAAAGATGCAAATGGAACCCCGTTATCACAACTGGATTAATTTGCTAGGAATAATGGTAAGATAAACACAAGGATAGAGAATCACTCTCTGGATACAAAGATGAGAATCACTCTCACAAGGAATCACTCCATTGAATAACCGAATTTCTCATTACAAAATATGCTGATTATCTCTATAAAGGACTTAGCTATAAATAGAATTGAAACTGTTTTTCTTTGGCAACTACTTTCCATTATTTCCGCTAATCATGGTACCTGTACGCCTCCTTCAATTTCTCCCTTAATCATGCACTGAACCCCCCTCATAATTACCAATGTTCTTTCCCTTTGATTGTGCTGCAGTTAAACCATGATCTCCACCCTTCCTCATTCCATGCTGAATTATTGTCTCCctttcttctttattctttgtgCAGGCCCATGACCCTTCTAACAATGCCAGACCAGATCTATCACTTGCACCATGATCAGTGTCCAAGACAAGGAAACAATCGCCCAAAGTTTTATTTTAAGCCTATAATCGCTAATTTGTGGTACATCTGTATCTACCTTCATAAAATTTTCAAGGAAACTTTCCGGCGATCACTATACGAAGAACGGTGAATAGGTATACaccaatatccaaaaaaatatgacTCTGGATTCAATTAGGACAATAGAGCAATTTAAAATCAAATCGATAATCAACTATAGATCGATCATGCAGAAGTTGAGATTTAGAGCAATTAACTTTACCATCGAAACAGCAGTTCTTTGTGGATATCGAAGCAGAAAACCCGTCTCGCTGCTGCAGAAAAGTGTGAGGGAAGACTACTCGGTTTCCAGATAAGCATTTTCTGCTTCGGGCGGGAAATTTTTATTTAGTGAAATAAATAACTCAATTACTTAACTGCCCTTCCGCTTATTACACGCCGACTTCGTCATGCAGGCCAAGCCCGAAACTGATATGGGCCTAAATTGGTTCTTTTGGGATGGGCCTAATTTTGAGTGCTCGATAAATTTGTGTGTACTCAATAGCTCTCAAATTAGGTTTGCCAAGCAATGGCAGTGGCTATGTAAGCAAATAAACCCAGCCATTATGCGATACCCAGAAATCATATTTGACCTTTGAGGACAAATGAAAGAAATTCAACTCCTAATAAGAATCACTCAGAATTCCATGATCCGAAAGACAATGCCTGAACATCTTACCCAGACCTGCTTGCTACATCATTGACCTTGCATTTAATGATAGCACGATGAAATTCTGTACTCtatatgaaatagaggaagaaatggAGGACCATCAGCAATGAGCATAATTATACATTACATGAATAGCAATTGAAGCAGGTGAGAGAGATGAATGTTTTTCTAGCTTCCTTGAGGGATGAGGGTTAGCCCATCCAGAAAGACAGCGGACAGCGGGGACAACGAAGAGAAGGAAACCAACTATACAGCTGACTGAATAGTCCAAACGCAAGAATCTTCTTTGCCACAATACAATATCGTCTCCCGATTTTATGGTCACCTCCACGAATGTCAAAAGGCTTCCCTGGTTTCATTCGAACATAAACCAGAATCAATGCTGGAGTAAGAtaagtgaagaaaaaaaaaagtgtttgaaaGCATAATCCATCCCAACAGCTTAATTCTACTATAAAATTAAGCCTCATAAACTAAATGACATAGACAAAGCAAACTTTGATGCAAATCTTAAGAGTGATAAGACTGACAGTCCATGATAGAGGGATTATTAGCAAACCATGATTGACACTCCATGATAGCGTTGGTAAGGAAAACATGTTCATGTTGTTGCCTAAACTTCCTTAACAACATCCTATGGGAATCATGGCTGCTGTAACAGCAGTGAACATGTTTTTAACCACTAGGTCGATCGGTTGTTTCTCAGAGGGAATAAACCTTGAACAACATGAGGAATAAACAGAGTCAGGTATATACTAATATACATTTAAACACTAAACTCAACATAACATTTGATACTTTAACAAGCAAGTAGAgtcaccacacacacacacacatatattggGAAGTCACCATCAattagggagaaaaaaaaagtagaatatTTTACTTTAATTCGTCATTGTTGAGTTAGCTCAGGACTTGAAATCAGCAAGTGCTCAAATACCTCAAAAGCACACAAACTTAACTCAATACATCCTCATAAAGGACAATCCAGCCGAATAACCAATGCCTGGTTGCATTTGACCAACATATAAAGTTATACTGTTTCAACCTAACTGATACCAATTTGGTGGGGCAAAGAGCCCAAAAGTTGGCTGCCAACAACTGCAAATACCATAAATTAAACTCAGCTAATGTATTGGAATCTAAAACCATATGTACATCAATAGCACGATACCTTATTACCTTGACATTATACGTACAACTGTACAAGCACATTACCAGTTCAACTAACCTCCGGTGGTTACATATGTAACATTCCCAAGAGTGACGGTGACACCCAAATCCATCATTTCCAGCTCTTGATTTAGTTATCACAGGGTATTCACCGGGACCATTGGAAGCAATGATATCATAACCAACCTGCAACACGTAGATTTTTTACCGCAATTTGATCAGCACTCCATTAGTGAGAACAatctccaaaaaaataaaaaaacagtaCTGAAAGCATGGCgaagaatgaaaaataaaatgggtTTCACTTTTAGGGGGTGGGGTTTACCTTGACTGAAACTTGTAGGGTTTACCTTGATTGAAGCCGCTTAAGTAGGCAAAGGATCAGGCGCACGAATATCCTCCACCAAAACCATGCCGAGAGCATCGTGGATGGGCACTGTAACAGAGGGCAAACGTTGGCCACTAGCAGGACAATCTCGAGATCCTCTTCCGGAGAGATCATCGCCGCCCATGCGGTACTAGGCCGAAGAACCATCTGCAACACCAGAGTACGGATTATGGAGAGACGACCGAGTAGAGTGAACTTTGTCGATTTACATGGCGTAAGAAGAAAGCGTTGTTTGGCCGCAGACACAAGGAAATCTAAGGtttcctaaaagtctaaaaccAGACTTATAGGCTATAGGGAGACGCAACTGACGGAGTACTGTAGAGAGACCTTTATGAATTATGAGAGTTGTGGCTGTTTGGTGTAGCGGATCGGGAATCCACTGTACCAAACTCTCAGCGGTGCTGCTGCACCAAACAATGCAACGGTATCAACGGATTCGTTGTCATAACAGAAGTTCAAGTTCCGGATAGGAGCTTCTGTGATGACAGTTATGTTCTTacttttttttcgatttttttatAGGTCCCACAACATAATTaccatttattaatttttaaataagGGTTGGACCCACTGTATTTGACTTAACATTTGTTTGAcctaaaatttatttattaattttatttaaaaaaatatttacattattattttacttacaaatttgtttattaacaaattttttaatatttacaacattatattttattattttatttcttttactaattagcattttaagttttaatatgaaaacaatttataattaatgatatcaaattaattttaataagaaaaatatttattagatttaatttaatataaattttaatatacaaatttataaatctaatatcataatactttatttcaacagtttttcctttAACGTCAacttttacttcaccaaacacctcacaacatatttcatagttttaagctcagtttttatATAGGTTAACACCGCGTCAGATGTGTAAGCGTTGTTTGGACGTAGACATTTTCCAAAAACGAGGCGGTTGTGTGGCTATTTCTTTTTAAATCGTATTTATACTTTCGAAaacgaaaaaataataataacaatacttTTTTCGTAAATTATTATGCTTTTCATTATTGATATTATTTCAAAtgaataaaattttataaaataaaatcctGTCAAAAAAATTCTTGACAACAAACAGCTATTTATTCTTTAAAGTTATTTTTGggaaataattattaaaaaaatgccCCAACCGTAACAAAGCTCTGACAAAAATTTGTTCGAGGAATTAGTTAATTAAAGTTTCCAAAACATTAATATGATTTATATAAAACATGTGGATCATGAGCAAACCCACATAAAAATTACGAATCCATTTTTTTACCACTTTGTGTGTATCTTGATACTTTATGGATATCCttgtaatgtttttttttttgttaactcAATATCTATGTCATATAGTTGTAAAATAACAATAGCAAAATCATTGTCACCTAGATTTTCAACAAAGGAGCACCGACACACGGAATACCTCACAAATTAAAGGTTCATCGCTTCTAGATCATGAATCCCCTCTTTTGTACTCTGTCAGGCCATCCCTCTGATTTCCTATTGTATTTTTCCATTGATGTGAATA
Protein-coding regions in this window:
- the LOC119997540 gene encoding meiotic nuclear division protein 1 homolog isoform X1, with the translated sequence MSKKRGLSLEEKREKMLQIFYESQDFFLLKELEKLGPKKGVITQSVKDVVQSLVDDDLVLKDKIGTSVYFWSLPSTAGNQLRNAYQKLESELQSSQKRFAELVYQCNELKRGREESDEREDALGELTALELKYKELKEEMGQFADNDPAAFESMKKAIEVAHASANRWTDNIFTLRQWCSNNFPQAKEQLENLYTEVGITDDFDYLELAPAVPLSIVGDQMLENNT